One genomic segment of Agromyces intestinalis includes these proteins:
- a CDS encoding RNA polymerase sigma factor, with protein MTAEHDTETFEASEASTRLEAAYLANAADLLSYLGRRVADRADAADLLGETFLVAARRAALIPRDEEQARMWLFGVARRVLANAARGDVRRVRLAARLREQVAALPPELPTDDAIEVRAAIERLPVDQAEVVRLVLWDGFTLAQAAAIVGASEPAVRSRYQRARATLRALLHEHHSGRSIR; from the coding sequence ATGACGGCCGAGCACGACACCGAGACATTCGAGGCATCCGAGGCATCCACCAGGCTCGAAGCGGCCTATCTGGCGAACGCGGCCGACCTGCTCAGCTATCTCGGGCGTCGAGTCGCCGACCGCGCCGACGCCGCCGACCTGCTCGGCGAGACCTTCCTCGTCGCGGCCCGCCGCGCCGCACTGATCCCGCGCGACGAAGAGCAGGCGCGGATGTGGTTGTTCGGCGTCGCACGACGAGTCCTGGCCAACGCCGCGCGCGGCGACGTGCGGCGCGTCCGGCTCGCAGCACGGCTGCGGGAGCAGGTCGCCGCGCTGCCGCCCGAGCTTCCGACCGACGATGCGATCGAGGTCCGGGCCGCCATCGAGCGCCTTCCCGTCGACCAAGCCGAGGTCGTGCGACTCGTGCTGTGGGACGGCTTCACCCTGGCGCAGGCCGCCGCGATCGTCGGTGCCAGCGAGCCGGCCGTGCGCAGCCGGTACCAACGGGCCCGCGCCACGCTGCGTGCGCTCCTGCACGAGCACCACTCCGGACGGAGCATCCGATGA
- a CDS encoding Re/Si-specific NAD(P)(+) transhydrogenase subunit alpha produces the protein MKVGIARERREGELRVAATPESVRQLRGIGLEVIVERGAGDAAGFPDGGYVDAGATLVDTLDLGELDVLAHVRPLDPETPAKLRAGAVTVGLGSPASELATVHALAEASTTSFALELVPRISRAQSMDALTSQSLISGYRCVLEAAMRLPRFFPLFMTAAGTIPPAKVLVLGAGVAGLQAIGTAKRLGARVSANDVRAASADEVRSMGGTFIDLDLAAADAAGGYAKELGEDRAELQRRLLAPHVAEADVLITTAAIPGRAAPRLVTAEMVAAMKPGSVIVDLAAETGGNVEGAVAGSDVPVPVAGGHGHVTIVGMKDAASRMPHDASKLYAKNVSNLIELLTHDGVIAPDFDDEVVAGACLTHDGEVRHQPTAQALAEASVAARPTEGIA, from the coding sequence GTGAAGGTCGGCATCGCCAGAGAGCGACGCGAGGGCGAGCTACGGGTGGCCGCCACACCCGAGTCGGTGCGGCAGTTGCGCGGCATCGGGCTGGAGGTGATCGTCGAGCGCGGGGCCGGGGATGCCGCGGGGTTCCCCGACGGCGGGTACGTCGACGCGGGGGCGACGCTCGTCGACACGCTCGACCTCGGCGAGCTCGATGTGCTCGCGCACGTGCGACCGCTCGACCCCGAGACGCCGGCGAAGCTGCGGGCCGGTGCCGTGACGGTCGGTCTCGGCTCGCCGGCGAGCGAGCTCGCGACGGTGCACGCGCTCGCCGAGGCATCCACGACGTCGTTCGCCCTCGAACTCGTGCCGCGGATCTCGCGAGCGCAGTCGATGGACGCGCTGACCAGCCAATCGCTGATCAGCGGCTACCGCTGCGTGCTCGAGGCGGCGATGCGGCTGCCGCGGTTCTTTCCGCTGTTCATGACCGCCGCGGGCACCATCCCGCCCGCGAAGGTGCTCGTGCTCGGTGCCGGCGTCGCCGGCCTCCAGGCGATCGGCACCGCGAAGCGGCTCGGGGCTCGCGTGTCGGCGAACGACGTGCGCGCGGCGTCGGCCGACGAGGTGCGCTCGATGGGCGGCACGTTCATCGACCTCGACCTGGCTGCGGCCGACGCCGCGGGGGGCTACGCGAAGGAACTCGGCGAGGATCGCGCCGAGCTGCAACGGCGCCTGCTCGCCCCGCACGTGGCCGAGGCCGACGTGCTCATCACGACGGCCGCGATCCCGGGCCGCGCCGCCCCACGACTGGTCACGGCCGAAATGGTGGCCGCCATGAAGCCCGGCTCGGTCATCGTCGACCTCGCGGCCGAGACCGGCGGCAACGTCGAGGGCGCGGTCGCCGGGTCGGATGTCCCGGTGCCCGTCGCGGGCGGCCACGGTCACGTCACGATCGTCGGCATGAAAGATGCCGCGTCGCGCATGCCGCACGATGCATCCAAGCTCTACGCGAAGAACGTGTCGAACCTCATCGAACTGCTCACCCACGACGGCGTCATCGCGCCCGACTTCGACGACGAGGTCGTCGCCGGCGCCTGCCTCACGCATGACGGCGAGGTGCGGCACCAGCCGACCGCGCAGGCGCTCGCCGAGGCATCCGTCGCAGCCCGCCCCACGGAAGGGATCGCCTGA
- a CDS encoding ABC transporter ATP-binding protein, with product MTGTAESSFSRSLLRLYPLSREVVPRLALGLTTAVLASAVALAIPQVLQWIVNGPLFADSDPVALWWGVGIVLALGIAEAALLTARRQLVLAPGTKLEAKLRVRLYAHLTELPVAFHDEWGSGQLLSRSMSDIRRFRRWISFGMIMICVNAITIAIGTALMFASSWLLGVIYAAAALPVLVMSFRFRRRYRIASRLAQDQAGDLATVVEESVRGIRVLKAFGRGRDALDSFAARADELRETELSKSRSLSTVSMLLTLLPEAALAVALVVGAFLVADGDLTVGALVAFFATAALVNGPLGRLGEQFAMSMDAKAAIDRYFEVLDVPNTILDPAEGERQRLDASIGMDPSDSTDASNSADVSDVSDVSTARSGRVERGVRLEFAEVRFRYPDAPPEAADLLDGVDLVVEPGETLALVALTGGGKSTLAQLVPRLYDVTGGAVRVGGIDVRDLDRRTLRTHVSMAFEEPVLFSASVRENVLLGVPDAGDDVLRQALDVAGADFVHSLPGGVDAMIGEEGLSLSGGQRQRIALARAIAPAPRVLILDDPLSALDVRTEALVTERLRASLRGTTTLVVAHRPSTVALADRVALLHEGRIVAVGTHAELLATHELYRSVLARQARPVRESGAGPIPADGAARARRTATAKPADASAKPAGASAKPTGATAIARARR from the coding sequence ATGACCGGTACCGCCGAGAGCTCGTTCAGCCGATCGCTGCTGCGCCTCTATCCTCTTTCGCGCGAGGTCGTGCCCCGGCTCGCGCTCGGCTTGACCACGGCGGTGCTGGCGAGCGCGGTCGCGCTCGCGATCCCGCAGGTGCTGCAGTGGATCGTGAACGGTCCGCTCTTCGCCGACTCCGACCCGGTCGCCCTGTGGTGGGGCGTCGGAATCGTGCTCGCGCTCGGCATCGCCGAGGCGGCGCTGCTCACCGCGCGCCGCCAGCTCGTGCTCGCCCCGGGCACGAAGCTCGAGGCGAAGCTGCGCGTGCGCCTCTACGCCCACCTCACCGAGTTGCCGGTCGCGTTCCACGACGAGTGGGGCAGCGGGCAGTTGCTGTCGAGGTCGATGAGCGACATCCGCCGGTTCCGCCGCTGGATCAGCTTCGGCATGATCATGATCTGCGTGAACGCGATCACGATCGCGATCGGCACGGCGCTCATGTTCGCCTCGAGCTGGCTGCTCGGCGTGATCTACGCGGCGGCCGCGCTGCCGGTGCTCGTCATGAGCTTCCGGTTCCGCCGCCGGTACCGCATCGCCTCGCGCCTCGCCCAGGATCAGGCGGGCGACCTCGCCACGGTCGTCGAGGAGTCGGTCCGCGGCATCCGCGTTCTGAAGGCCTTCGGGCGCGGGCGCGACGCGCTCGACTCGTTCGCCGCCCGCGCCGACGAGCTGCGCGAGACCGAGCTCTCGAAGTCGCGCTCGCTGTCGACCGTCTCGATGCTGCTCACCCTGCTGCCCGAGGCGGCTCTCGCGGTCGCGCTCGTCGTGGGCGCGTTCCTGGTCGCCGACGGCGACCTCACGGTGGGCGCGCTGGTCGCGTTCTTCGCGACCGCGGCCCTCGTCAACGGCCCGCTCGGCCGGCTGGGCGAGCAGTTCGCGATGTCGATGGACGCCAAGGCCGCGATCGATCGGTACTTCGAAGTGCTCGACGTACCGAACACGATCCTCGACCCCGCCGAGGGCGAACGGCAGCGCTTGGATGCCTCGATCGGCATGGATCCTTCAGACAGCACGGATGCTTCGAACAGCGCGGATGTCTCGGATGTCTCGGATGTCTCGACGGCTCGTTCGGGCCGTGTGGAGCGAGGCGTCCGGCTCGAGTTCGCCGAGGTGCGCTTCCGGTATCCCGACGCACCGCCCGAGGCAGCCGACCTGCTCGACGGTGTCGACCTCGTCGTCGAGCCGGGGGAGACCCTCGCGCTCGTCGCGCTCACCGGCGGCGGCAAGAGCACGCTCGCCCAGCTCGTACCGCGGCTGTACGACGTCACCGGGGGCGCGGTGCGGGTCGGCGGCATCGACGTGCGCGACCTCGACCGGCGGACGCTTCGCACGCACGTGTCGATGGCCTTCGAAGAGCCGGTGCTGTTCTCGGCATCGGTGCGCGAGAACGTGCTGCTCGGCGTGCCCGACGCGGGCGACGACGTGCTGCGGCAAGCGCTCGACGTCGCCGGCGCCGACTTCGTGCACTCGCTTCCCGGCGGCGTCGACGCGATGATCGGCGAAGAGGGCCTCAGCCTGTCGGGCGGCCAGCGCCAGCGCATCGCGCTCGCCCGCGCCATCGCCCCCGCGCCGCGGGTGCTCATCCTCGACGACCCGCTCTCGGCGCTCGACGTGCGCACCGAGGCGCTGGTCACCGAACGCCTGCGGGCCTCGCTGCGCGGCACCACGACGCTGGTCGTCGCGCACCGCCCGTCGACCGTCGCCCTCGCCGACCGGGTGGCGCTGCTGCACGAGGGCCGCATCGTCGCGGTCGGCACCCATGCCGAACTGCTCGCGACGCACGAGCTGTACCGCTCGGTGCTCGCCAGGCAGGCACGCCCGGTGCGCGAATCCGGAGCGGGTCCGATCCCTGCCGACGGTGCCGCGCGTGCGCGGCGCACCGCGACGGCGAAGCCGGCGGACGCGTCCGCGAAGCCGGCGGGCGCGTCCGCGAAACCGACAGGCGCCACGGCGATCGCGAGGGCACGACGATGA
- a CDS encoding ABC transporter ATP-binding protein — MSGVAFEDDIQLERERARFVRRRSLRLLGSLLRPMRWRFALMLLLVASAQGAKALGPLLVASALDAGLPALISGDPTRILFDGGAYLTAAVAGGVLTLWFIRLNARISQAALFDLRKRVFLHTQRLSLEFHETYTSGRIIARQTSDLDAVREVLDSGVNQLLSGFLYMAFIAGLLFVLDPWSGLVLLAAAVPVWFLTRWFQQRSQLHYRSTRVASANLIVQFVETMAGHRAVQAFHRERRNLDEHTRLADEYRVADQRAVGLIGVYNPGLVLIGNVTVAALLAVDGYRVFSGTLAVGALVAAVLYAKRFFTPVQDMAQFYNSLQSSVAALEKISGLLEEQPSIRPPRQPVPLPRAAGRIEFDDVRFGYTPERDILPHLDLVIPAGQTVALVGSTGAGKSTLAKLVARFYDVTEGAVRLDGVDVREVAFADLRRAVVMVTQEAFLFSGSIAENIAVGRPEATPDEIRAAARAVGADRFIELLPDGYDTDVNKRGGRLSAGQRQLVSFARAFLADPAVLILDEATSSLDLPSEALVQRGLARLLDGRTAIIIAHRLSTVEIADRVLVLGGGRLLEDGSPAELIAEGGEFAELHAEWESTTV; from the coding sequence ATGAGCGGCGTCGCATTCGAAGACGACATCCAGCTCGAGCGCGAGCGCGCCCGCTTCGTGCGGCGGCGTTCGCTGCGCCTGCTCGGTTCGCTGCTGCGCCCGATGCGGTGGCGGTTCGCGCTCATGCTGCTGCTCGTGGCATCCGCCCAGGGTGCGAAGGCGCTCGGGCCGCTGCTCGTGGCATCCGCCCTCGATGCCGGGCTGCCCGCCCTGATCAGCGGCGACCCGACGCGGATCCTGTTCGACGGCGGCGCCTACCTGACCGCGGCCGTCGCGGGCGGGGTCCTCACGCTGTGGTTCATCCGCTTGAACGCGCGGATCTCGCAGGCCGCGCTGTTCGACCTGCGCAAGCGGGTGTTCCTGCACACGCAGCGGCTCAGCCTCGAATTCCACGAGACGTATACGTCGGGGCGCATCATCGCGCGGCAGACGTCCGACCTCGACGCGGTACGCGAAGTGCTCGACTCGGGCGTGAACCAGCTGCTGTCGGGATTCCTGTACATGGCGTTCATCGCCGGGCTCCTGTTCGTGCTCGACCCGTGGAGCGGGCTCGTGCTGCTCGCCGCGGCGGTACCCGTGTGGTTCCTGACGAGGTGGTTCCAGCAGCGATCGCAGCTGCACTACCGCTCGACGCGCGTCGCGTCGGCGAACCTCATCGTGCAGTTCGTCGAGACCATGGCCGGGCACCGCGCGGTGCAGGCGTTCCACCGCGAGCGCCGCAACCTCGACGAGCACACCCGGCTCGCCGACGAGTACCGCGTCGCCGACCAGCGCGCGGTCGGGCTCATCGGCGTCTACAACCCGGGCCTGGTGCTCATCGGCAACGTGACCGTCGCCGCACTGCTGGCCGTCGACGGATACCGGGTGTTCTCGGGCACGCTCGCGGTCGGTGCGCTCGTGGCCGCGGTGCTCTACGCGAAGCGGTTCTTCACGCCCGTGCAGGACATGGCGCAGTTCTACAATTCGCTGCAGTCGTCGGTCGCCGCGCTCGAGAAGATCTCGGGCCTGCTCGAAGAGCAGCCGAGCATCCGCCCGCCGCGCCAGCCGGTGCCGCTGCCGCGCGCGGCCGGCCGGATCGAGTTCGACGACGTGCGCTTCGGCTACACGCCCGAACGAGACATCCTGCCGCACCTCGACCTGGTGATCCCCGCCGGGCAGACCGTCGCGCTCGTCGGCTCGACCGGAGCGGGCAAGTCGACCCTCGCCAAGCTCGTCGCCCGGTTCTACGACGTGACCGAGGGTGCCGTGCGCCTCGACGGCGTCGACGTGCGCGAGGTGGCGTTCGCCGACCTGCGCCGCGCCGTCGTCATGGTGACCCAGGAGGCGTTCCTGTTCAGCGGCTCGATCGCCGAGAACATCGCCGTCGGCCGACCCGAGGCGACCCCCGACGAGATCCGCGCCGCGGCACGCGCGGTCGGCGCCGACCGGTTCATCGAACTGCTGCCCGACGGGTACGACACCGACGTGAACAAGCGCGGTGGGCGGCTCTCGGCGGGTCAGCGTCAGCTCGTGTCGTTCGCGCGCGCGTTCCTCGCCGACCCGGCCGTGCTGATCCTCGACGAGGCCACGAGCTCGCTCGACCTGCCGAGCGAGGCCCTCGTGCAGCGAGGGCTCGCTCGCCTGCTCGACGGACGCACGGCGATCATCATCGCCCACCGGCTCTCGACGGTCGAGATCGCCGACCGCGTGCTCGTGCTCGGCGGGGGAAGGCTGCTCGAAGACGGCTCGCCGGCCGAGCTCATCGCCGAGGGCGGCGAGTTCGCCGAACTGCACGCCGAGTGGGAGTCGACGACGGTGTGA
- a CDS encoding NAD(P)(+) transhydrogenase (Re/Si-specific) subunit beta yields the protein MSVLDPTWSALLYLVAAICFILALKGLSSPKTARRGNLIGAFGALVAVVTVFLSSRLENIPWILAAIAVGTAIAWPVARRVQMTQMPQLVALLNGVGGGAAAIVALLELGHAGDWWIRLAVVLTLVIGAISFAGSIITFLKLQGIMSARAILFPGLPVVMGLVIVAAITAGAWVVVAAPVWAAVVVLALGAVVGVLLVLPVGGADVPIVISLLNAFTGLAVAASGFVLGNVLLIIAGTLVGASGTILTRAMAHAMGRSVAGILFGAFKGGSTAGSTTESDRPVRSSNAEDVAVLLGYAQKVIIVPGYGLAVAQGQHTVAELRQALEARGTEVSFAIHPVAGRMPGHMNVLLAEADVPYEALKEMGEVNSEFKQADVALVVGANDVVNPAAKSTPGSPIYGMPILEAADAKQVVFLKRSMRPGFAGIENDLLYEPQTTLLFGDAKESLAKVLTAVKGL from the coding sequence GTGAGCGTGCTCGACCCGACCTGGAGCGCGCTGCTCTACCTCGTCGCCGCGATCTGCTTCATCCTCGCCCTGAAAGGTCTCTCCTCACCGAAGACGGCGCGACGCGGAAACCTGATCGGCGCATTCGGTGCGCTCGTCGCCGTCGTCACGGTGTTCCTGTCGAGCCGGCTCGAGAACATCCCCTGGATCCTGGCCGCGATCGCCGTCGGCACGGCGATCGCCTGGCCCGTCGCACGTCGTGTGCAGATGACGCAGATGCCGCAGCTCGTCGCCCTGCTGAACGGCGTCGGCGGCGGTGCGGCGGCGATCGTCGCGCTGCTCGAACTCGGCCACGCGGGCGACTGGTGGATCCGCCTCGCGGTCGTGCTCACCCTGGTGATCGGCGCGATCTCGTTCGCCGGGTCGATCATCACGTTCCTGAAGCTGCAGGGGATCATGTCGGCGCGCGCCATCCTCTTCCCGGGGCTGCCCGTCGTGATGGGGCTCGTGATCGTCGCGGCGATCACGGCGGGTGCCTGGGTCGTCGTCGCGGCGCCCGTGTGGGCGGCCGTCGTCGTGCTCGCCCTCGGCGCGGTGGTCGGCGTGCTGCTCGTGCTGCCGGTCGGCGGCGCCGACGTGCCCATCGTCATCTCACTGCTGAACGCGTTCACCGGCCTCGCGGTCGCCGCATCGGGGTTCGTGCTCGGCAACGTGCTGCTCATCATCGCGGGAACGCTGGTCGGAGCATCCGGAACCATCCTCACCCGCGCGATGGCCCACGCGATGGGCCGCAGCGTCGCGGGCATCCTGTTCGGGGCCTTCAAGGGCGGGTCGACCGCCGGATCGACGACCGAGAGCGACCGCCCGGTGCGCTCGTCGAACGCCGAGGACGTCGCGGTGCTGCTGGGCTACGCGCAGAAGGTCATCATCGTGCCGGGGTACGGGCTCGCGGTCGCACAGGGTCAGCACACCGTCGCCGAGCTGCGACAGGCGCTCGAGGCGCGCGGCACCGAGGTGTCGTTCGCGATCCACCCGGTCGCCGGCCGCATGCCCGGGCATATGAACGTGCTGCTCGCCGAAGCCGACGTGCCCTACGAGGCGCTGAAGGAGATGGGCGAGGTCAACAGCGAGTTCAAACAGGCGGATGTCGCGCTGGTCGTCGGCGCGAACGACGTCGTGAACCCCGCCGCGAAGTCGACCCCCGGGTCGCCGATCTACGGCATGCCGATCCTCGAGGCGGCCGACGCGAAGCAGGTGGTGTTCCTCAAGCGCTCGATGCGCCCCGGCTTCGCCGGCATCGAGAACGACCTGCTGTACGAACCGCAGACCACGCTGCTGTTCGGCGACGCGAAGGAGTCGCTCGCGAAGGTGCTCACCGCGGTGAAGGGGCTGTAG
- a CDS encoding HAAS signaling domain-containing protein: MTQTHDEVTERAYLEEVRREVAAIDPAQADGIVAELAEHLREARADAAERGEAFDLDAALSDLGDPAVIAAAVERPAGDPVAPAGRGTTDDATAGRGATDEGGTVSRPDRPVPTAGVRRFLDSTAGVAITLVLIGIPVISAGFWAFLVGLVLLWNSRRWRLGDKVFATVAIPATMAFFLLVLRTTGFGYLWTALVLAPPAIALVLLLRLRRSADDRWRVLQVPRAPRYDAPRGGVLGVADRWPGAVLAVAAVPVATAIVTVPTLVSRSWAALPVTGWIAALVLTVGIAELLVSRGWSTTERILGVLATGAAGAVLAVTLSGVIGSIPGVRACQGDVCIDLAPGLPDPVALLDPLARFVLPFVLVAVGWAAARFRSAREQVDSLDGWPAAIAAAVAMLFGAVAVAAVFALRTAEPAAPGEVAGSAIVAAWLAIAGSLLWLVGVIVVLRSRRWGSADRLIATISAPLLWLGALLVVDSAATAGGRYYGSDPNPSLTDSLAITGAWPVVLAIAGAMQLAIAARLLVAGRRRPLGS; the protein is encoded by the coding sequence GTGACGCAGACGCACGACGAGGTGACCGAGCGCGCCTACCTCGAGGAGGTGCGCCGCGAGGTCGCGGCGATCGATCCGGCGCAGGCCGACGGCATCGTCGCCGAGTTGGCCGAGCACCTTCGCGAGGCGAGGGCGGATGCCGCGGAGCGCGGCGAAGCGTTCGACCTCGACGCCGCGCTCAGCGACCTCGGCGACCCGGCGGTCATCGCGGCGGCGGTCGAGCGGCCCGCAGGCGACCCCGTCGCACCCGCTGGTCGAGGAACGACCGACGACGCTACCGCCGGGCGAGGAGCGACCGACGAAGGAGGGACGGTCTCGAGACCCGACCGCCCCGTGCCGACCGCCGGGGTGCGCCGGTTCCTCGACTCGACGGCGGGGGTTGCGATCACGCTCGTGCTCATCGGGATCCCCGTCATCTCAGCCGGCTTCTGGGCCTTCCTCGTCGGCCTCGTGCTGCTCTGGAACTCGCGGCGCTGGCGGCTGGGCGACAAGGTGTTCGCGACGGTGGCGATCCCGGCGACCATGGCCTTCTTCTTGCTCGTGCTGCGTACGACGGGATTCGGGTACCTCTGGACCGCCCTCGTCCTGGCGCCGCCGGCGATCGCCCTCGTGCTTCTGCTTCGGTTGCGCCGCAGCGCCGACGACCGGTGGCGAGTGCTGCAGGTGCCGCGGGCGCCTCGATACGACGCGCCGCGCGGCGGGGTGCTCGGCGTCGCCGATCGCTGGCCCGGTGCGGTGCTCGCGGTCGCGGCGGTGCCGGTCGCGACGGCCATCGTGACGGTGCCGACGCTGGTGTCGCGCTCGTGGGCCGCGCTGCCCGTCACCGGCTGGATCGCCGCCCTCGTGCTGACCGTCGGAATCGCCGAGCTCCTCGTCTCGCGCGGCTGGAGCACCACCGAGCGGATCCTGGGTGTGCTCGCCACCGGCGCGGCGGGTGCGGTGCTCGCCGTGACGCTGAGCGGAGTGATCGGTTCCATTCCCGGGGTGCGGGCGTGTCAGGGCGATGTCTGTATCGATCTGGCGCCGGGGCTGCCAGACCCCGTCGCGCTGCTCGACCCGCTCGCGCGGTTCGTGCTGCCGTTCGTGCTCGTCGCGGTCGGCTGGGCGGCGGCGCGGTTCCGGTCGGCGCGCGAACAGGTCGATTCGCTCGACGGATGGCCCGCGGCGATCGCTGCAGCGGTCGCGATGCTGTTCGGCGCGGTCGCGGTGGCCGCCGTGTTCGCGCTGCGCACCGCCGAGCCGGCCGCCCCGGGCGAGGTTGCGGGCTCCGCCATCGTGGCGGCGTGGCTCGCGATCGCCGGGTCGTTGCTCTGGCTGGTGGGAGTGATCGTGGTGCTGCGATCGCGTCGCTGGGGCTCGGCCGACCGGTTGATCGCCACGATCTCGGCACCGCTGCTGTGGTTGGGCGCGCTGCTCGTCGTCGACTCGGCGGCGACCGCGGGCGGGCGCTACTACGGCTCCGACCCGAACCCCTCACTGACCGACTCGCTGGCGATCACCGGCGCGTGGCCCGTCGTGCTGGCGATCGCCGGCGCCATGCAGCTCGCGATCGCCGCGCGGCTGCTCGTGGCGGGTCGCCGCCGTCCGCTCGGCTCCTGA
- a CDS encoding NAD(P) transhydrogenase subunit alpha, whose translation MDAIALATITVLAIFVGFEVVSKVSSTLHTPLMSGTNAIHGIVLVGAIIVAGQASDPWVLALALLAVVLATANLVGGFVVTDRMLEMFKGRRAADASKPTTPKGAAE comes from the coding sequence ATGGACGCCATCGCCCTCGCCACCATCACCGTGCTGGCGATCTTCGTCGGCTTCGAGGTCGTCTCGAAGGTATCGAGCACCCTGCACACCCCGCTCATGAGCGGCACCAACGCGATCCACGGCATCGTGCTCGTCGGCGCGATCATCGTGGCCGGCCAGGCATCCGACCCGTGGGTGCTCGCCCTCGCGCTGCTCGCCGTCGTGCTCGCCACCGCCAACCTGGTCGGCGGCTTCGTCGTCACCGACCGCATGCTCGAGATGTTCAAGGGACGCAGAGCGGCGGATGCCTCGAAGCCCACGACCCCGAAGGGAGCCGCCGAGTGA
- a CDS encoding GntR family transcriptional regulator codes for MEIATEGTLTALDLAERIGGTRSEDIRRTIADLITSGALPPGTRLPTIRDVAAALDTSVGSVADAWTELRRLGLLDTRRRGGTTVSSRSAETPGTAGLALGDTGVGRSSDPDVAGAFLRRDRIDLGRASADPAFLPDPTAFLVAAIDTTDDSGSDLITPALRTAVVPGLSFTPQAVAAAPGMHAAMHLAYTALLRPGDVVAVEDPTCVRNLALLRAAGARVVPIASDADGPLPESVAAALEQGLTMLAFQPVAAVPLGASLTRRRRDELAELIANAPAPPWILEEDPAGPLGGRHPGGGTTRGESLGAVLPDRVLRVVHLARAFGPLLQTAVLAGGSTAVHAVAEVQRLEGARPNPLLQDALAALMRDASADALITAAAETYARRNRALLDALAARGISAQGAGGFFAWVPVADERDALLRLAEHGVSASPGSRSTFGDLAPHIRVATTRLPDDPQRIAELADAVAAAAAHTLATEDE; via the coding sequence ATGGAGATCGCTACCGAGGGAACGCTCACGGCGCTCGACTTGGCGGAGCGGATCGGCGGCACCCGGTCCGAGGACATCCGCCGCACCATCGCCGACCTCATCACCTCGGGCGCCCTGCCGCCAGGCACCCGCCTGCCCACGATTCGCGATGTCGCCGCGGCGCTCGATACCAGCGTGGGCTCGGTCGCCGACGCGTGGACGGAGCTCAGGCGGCTCGGTCTGCTCGACACTCGGCGCCGGGGCGGCACGACGGTGTCGTCGCGCAGCGCTGAGACCCCCGGCACCGCCGGACTCGCCCTGGGCGATACGGGAGTCGGCCGCTCGAGCGATCCCGACGTCGCCGGGGCCTTCCTCCGACGCGACCGCATCGACCTCGGCCGTGCAAGCGCCGATCCCGCCTTCCTCCCCGACCCCACCGCGTTTCTCGTCGCCGCGATCGACACCACCGACGACTCCGGCAGCGACCTGATCACACCGGCCCTCCGCACGGCAGTCGTCCCGGGGCTCTCCTTCACCCCCCAGGCCGTGGCAGCCGCGCCAGGCATGCACGCCGCGATGCACCTGGCCTACACCGCTCTCCTCCGACCCGGCGATGTCGTCGCCGTCGAGGATCCGACGTGCGTGCGGAACCTCGCCCTGCTCCGCGCCGCGGGCGCGCGGGTGGTCCCCATCGCCTCCGACGCGGATGGTCCGCTGCCCGAATCGGTCGCGGCGGCTCTCGAGCAGGGCCTGACGATGCTGGCGTTCCAGCCGGTCGCCGCGGTTCCGCTCGGCGCTTCGCTCACCAGGCGTCGACGCGACGAACTCGCGGAGCTCATCGCGAATGCTCCGGCGCCGCCGTGGATCCTCGAGGAAGATCCTGCCGGGCCGCTCGGCGGCCGGCACCCCGGCGGTGGCACGACCAGGGGGGAGAGCCTCGGCGCAGTGCTGCCCGACCGAGTGCTCAGGGTCGTGCACCTCGCGCGCGCGTTCGGTCCGTTGCTGCAGACCGCGGTCCTCGCGGGCGGGAGCACCGCCGTTCACGCCGTCGCCGAGGTGCAGCGGCTCGAAGGCGCACGGCCGAATCCACTCCTGCAGGACGCCCTCGCCGCGCTCATGCGGGACGCGTCGGCCGACGCCCTGATCACCGCCGCTGCCGAGACGTACGCCCGCCGTAACCGCGCCCTGCTCGACGCGCTCGCAGCACGGGGCATCTCCGCGCAGGGGGCGGGCGGGTTCTTCGCCTGGGTGCCGGTGGCCGACGAGCGCGATGCGTTGCTGCGGTTGGCCGAGCACGGCGTCTCGGCCAGCCCGGGCTCGCGGAGCACCTTCGGCGACCTGGCCCCGCACATCCGGGTCGCCACGACCAGGCTTCCCGACGACCCGCAACGCATCGCCGAGCTCGCCGATGCGGTCGCCGCTGCGGCCGCGCACACCCTCGCCACGGAGGACGAATGA